The Brassica rapa cultivar Chiifu-401-42 chromosome A10, CAAS_Brap_v3.01, whole genome shotgun sequence genome segment TTCGGTGGCTTCTCGCAGCAGTTATTCACTTCTAGAATCCTTTGAACGGTTCCTTCTCTTTTCTTCTGCCGGAAAGTGACGGCTTTCATCTTGGAAATTAGCTTCCGGTTTAATTTTCTAATCTGTTTCCATCGACGCCAGAGACGGATTGTTTCAGCGCAAAGTAATACCTTTCAGTTTTTGAAGGTTTCAAGTGGTTATGCGGTTCTTGGAAGTCGTTGATCGCACTTGGTCAACGTGCACATCCCAGCATTGCATTGGTTCACTTGATGGTATGTGTTGGTGCATTTGACTTCTCTCTGAAGGTTTAGAGGTTACATGTTAGGGAGCAGCGGTGAAAGCAACCCACTTTTTGTACGTTTACGCATTGAAGGGTGTATAGTCTCGGTTCAGGATCCCTTTTGGGTAAGGTCTTTTCGAACTTCTCACTTCATGTTGTTAGAACGTCACAATCCAGTTAGATTATGAGCTTAGATAAGATTACTGGGAGCCAGATACTCTGAGACGATACATGAAGATTCTGGCATCCGAGGTAACGAGGTGAATCTTTTCTTCTTGTGGTTCTCCTCGATGTCTAAAACGGCTTCGGTTTTCAAGGATTTGTATCCGAACTAGCAGAACGCACTGGAAATATGGCTCGAACAAAGGTAGTCAGGAGTAATTTGATTTGATAAATTTTGTTCGAGTCAAAGCTTGTAATCAAAATCTTTATTCCTGTTTTCGGCCGATctgtaaaatttaatttaaaacaaaaaacatttccCGACCGTAAACATCAGAACATTCATTTGACCACCTTGACTGTTGTCAGCGATGTTGTCAACCAATCAAACATTTACAGTTGAACAATTTATTAATACTTAATTAAACCTTTTACCCAATGGTGTTTTGATGATATTTTAATGACCAGATTAAACGATAtaccatatatacatatatggaaACTCGAAGATATACATGTGGACTCATACAATACGTTACGGATAAATATTTGTTCATTTAGGACTAAGAATGTTAGTTGAAGTAATATACCATCGGCTGCAACCGTATTTCaatttgattaattatttttcctCTTATAACTTTGTTAGCTCAAAAACTATTGCTTAGTAGGTACTCTTTTATAATTAATCAATTTAgctttttttattgtattaaaagatttattttttcaaCATCGGTAAACTTTTTAATTCTAAAGTGGAAATGGGAATAGATGGAGAGACTGATCTATCATCAGTATCCATCCAGGAGAAAACACTACTAGGCAACTCCAAAACATTTATTAATATAACTGGGCAGCCCCCGATCGTATTAAGATGGTAAAATGAAATACTAAGATAGTCACATCTTTCTCCATCGGTAGGACGGTTCAAAAATTGTAGTAATCCTGAAGAAaagatttaaaaagaaaatattgttcATCTCTTTTATTCAAAATCGGaatattttaaatcataaatcctTAAAGATTTTATGAATATTCATTTGTAATATGAAATTTTAGATATGGAAAAACAGTTTATCTCTTACATTCAGAATTTGAACACTTTAAAtcataaaactaattttaaatattttatgaatattcaacatttttattatcaaaacaaaatttGCATCAAAACTACAAAACCATATTTAATCTTAcccataattttaattaaaatggtCTTATGTGAACTCGATCATAAGATATTATACCAATTGTTGGTTTacttaataaaatgaaaattcaaTCCGTCACTTCTTAACAATATCTAAGAACCCATCATAAAGATTATCataattatcaaattaaattattattcatgaaaacttcaaaaacaactcaaaagaagaaaaagttcTAAAATGTCTTAACATAGGGTAATACCGTAATAGAGACTAGGATAATATTCGATTAAAATCGGTTAGTTAAAGATTTGTCTTGATGTGACGTGAGCTCAAATTTGGTTGTAAAGTTGTGTGGACTATAAGAAAAATATCATGAGTGGCATAATAAAGTTGTATACATACAAATagcataaattttatatacattcAGATTAGATGTATGCAATCATGTAATTAATTGTACCTATCAAATACATATAATCTGAATGGTCAAcatttatacatataatatgtGTGAgttcatataataataaaaaactattcttaatatttttttttggcggcaactattcttaatataaaaattataaatgggAATTCATATACAGTAACAAGATCCCGAAAACTTCATATCTCTTTCAAAATCAAGTTTGTCCAAAATAAAGTAAgcaaatcaaattaaatattttcagcTATATGTAATATATGTTTGCGTTAatttcatataataaaaatattttttgaatacaaaaatataaataaaattaatatacgGTAATAAATTTCCAATAACTTCAAATTTCTTTCAAAATCAAATTTGACCAAATATagtaaaaacattaaaatattttcatcttTATGTAAGAATAAATTGCATTGACTGTAAATAATACTAATAatactaagagcatctccaatggagTAACATCAAAATAGAGTtgagttttactccaatgtattattCCATTTTTATTCCAAAAATGAATATTCCAAAATAATTCcacttttatttaattaataattgttaGTAATGCCttctatttataaataattaccAATTAACCCCAACTATTTTATGGTTACAGAAAttccataataatataaattagtaaaattaaacatttattattaaaagcaaaataatcataaatatatataagatatcaTATTTTGGTTTAATAATGAACAATAGAATATATTTTCCACACATGATCAACTAATGcaatttataatgaataatatgtttttttatttttgaattttctaaatCGAAGAAGACAATTTTAAAATCGGTCATTTTTATCGTTTGAACAATATTTCACTGATTTTGGTGGTTCCAGAAATGATATACCAGATtattaaatcatttattttatttattttatttattttatgtctagtttttgtatttttattagtttatgcatatttatttaaaattattaaatattctcTTATGGGAATCATATTTTTCATGTTATTGTATTAAAAAGgatgaaaaatatgaaatataaatatttaaaatttaaaggactattctataaataaaaaaaatcaactccAAAATTGAGTTAAAAGTAGAATGAGGTTTGAATATATTTAACTCCAAAATGATGTTTGTCGTAAAAAATGAAGTAGGGTTGGAGATGTCATTACCGCATAGGGGTGAGCACTTTACCCGATACCCGAAACCgcaaccgaaccgaaatccgaaccgaagtagcaaaatatccgaacgggtattaaGTTAGGAGAGactggatatccgaacccgaatggatatccgaagataaccgaacatatatatacataccattatatttctagtttgcatttctcaattttttaaaaaatatttatattgatgttaTACATACTTTAAGatcataagtatatatataattatggaGAAAATGATTTGATATTCATTTAAAATGCATGTTAAACTTTTTGTTTCATGTATTAACAAAAGTTACATTCAAAGTTTAAAAACAATTTCCAAATTAATAtctatttgtttttgaaatattatctccaaatctattaatatttcgatttataaaaaataaaaaaaatcagttaagtgaaatctatattttcaaatacaagaaacttaaaaaattaaaaaaatatatttttttttcttttaaaatctaaatatccgaaccgatTCAAAATAACTGAActcaaactaaaaatacccgaatccGATCCAAAGtacaaaaatacccgaacggggtCTCTATCCttataccgaaatacccaaaaatccaaaatacccgatccgaacccgaacaggttaccgaacgcccacccctaatacCACATGTAAAGTTCCTAAACAAATTCACAAAACTTATTGATAACTTTTACCGGGGATCCTCAATTCCTCATGAATGCTATCAAGCCTATGATAGTACTCATGCATTTCCTTATAACAACATTTATTGAAAGGCGTACTTTGTATTTGATGTCTCGCACTCGAATTTAATACGTTATTTTAATGGCCAGTTCAAATTTATggtagattttgaaaatttcgACAAGAATACAAAACTCAAGGGCTTTTAGTTGCATCATGTAAGAGAGGATTAAATTTCTCTAGATTCACTTTAAATCGGATTTGAGTACTCCTCCAGCAAAAGGAGCTGCCAGTCTGCGGAAAATGTAATGTCTTAGTCACCGTAGACTTCTTTGATAATCCCTAAACGAAATATCTATGATCCACATTTATGTCAAAACGAGACTTCTTGTATAGGGGATGAAtaatacaattaaaatatgtaaaaattttaaatgattaaaTTAATAAGCATATTCTAAAAATTTGAATGGAAACATTTTAATGATTAAATCTGGTTCttattttgtttagtttttttttctattcaaaCATTTTATAAAGATAACAGATGTAATTGTATATGACgttgttttatatgtttttaatacaTTGAAATGTACTTTTGTTCGCTTAGCTCAAAATTCAGGTTCGGTTTGGTATATTCCgtaaaaaaattctaaagatTCCGATAAAATGgattttaatttggttttgatttaagaaaatttaatttagtttgGTTTAACTAGTTCAGATTTGGTTTATGTGCAAAAGAAAAATCGTTTAAAACTAGTgatgtgtttttcttttcttttcggTACAAAAACTAGTAATTCATAGCTTAATTTCTTAGGAAAATCATTGCTCAATGAAAAACAACTATAAACCCAATTACCATAAAATCCAGGAGCTTGCTCTgccaaatttaaaacaaatattatattttataaaatatataaaaagaaagaagGTTTAAAGTTTTGAATTCCAGTAAGAGAATTAATCTCAATGTGTATACGAGTGGCAACGACAAGTCTACACAAAGGCTAAGAGTCAACAAGACCACACAACACTTCTTACTATTAGTTTGCAAAGGCTGTTCGTTGGATACTTCCTCCTCTCCtcctctctcctcctctcttaTATTCTCTTTATAAACTCTCATCTATCACATATATCTTTTCTTGCATTCTCCAACTAAACCTCAAATCTCAATTTCATTAGCTCGGCTTTTTCTTACTGTCTCCAATATTAATGGATAACACTGACCGTCGTCGCCGTCGTAAGCAACACAAAGTCACTCTCCATGACTCTGAAGGTCCCCTCTCTATTCCATATATTATTCTTACATGGTATTTTACTTGTTTGCATAATTGTTCATGGGTTGCACATCTTGGAAGCAGTATTTGCCATCGACCTCAAATTTTACCTTTGAGAGCACTTGTAGAAAACAACGCAAATGAACACGCCGCGCTAAGTAACTGAAAAAAACGTAGCAAGATTAAGCTTCCAGTtttaaccaaaaacaaaaagtatattttttttgttaatataatCTTTGTTTTGAATATAACTGTGTGCAGAAGTGAGCAGTATTGAATGGGAGTTTATCAATATgacagaacaagaagaagatctCATCTTTCGAATGCATAGACTTGTCGGTGATAGGTAacaatttcttcttcctctttttatatcaatttatctCGGCCCAAAGAGAAATGATATTCTATAAAATATTTCCAGGTTAACATACGTTAACTAGTTTTAAAGAAACATACGTTAATTTAGGCATGTACTTACATTTGTAGTTGTGCAGTGTACCATGTTGTAGAGGGAAGCACATGGCGTCcactaattttcttaaaaacatttAGTTAAAGCTATCGCGTTCattaaattatacatatattcatatataaagtCGAGAACCTAGTAAGTACTTATGAATAAATGCTTGTATGGCTCTAAATAGAACCCGAattgacaaaataaaaatataaaagtgtaatttgtgtgtatattttttaaatttaggtGGGATTTAATAGCAGGACGAGTGCCAGGAAGACAACCagaagagatagagagataCTGGATAATGAGAAACAGTGATGGGTTTGCTGAGAAACGACGCCAACTTCATCACTCCTCTTCTCACAAAAGTACCAAACCTCATCGTCCACGTTTTTCTATTTATCCTTCTTAGTTTTTGTTgtcattatattttattctgTTTTCTTCCccaccacaaaaaaaaaagaaaaagaaaaaatatttatgtatatctGTAGTTTCATTTAGCATAACGAAATTGTTATGTTTTGTGTTGtgctttatattttaaaaatataggttCCAATTAGTAAACAACTGTAGATCAGAATTGaagaatcaaaaatataaatagtaacACAAATAAGGGATTTGTATTCAGTATTAACAATTGGAATGATTTGAGCTCTGATGAAATCGTAAAAGATTTTTGGTGAGTTGTTATGATTACCTTTAACAAAAATCCTTCAAAGTGTTAGCTGAAACcataagttttcttatatacactttaataacttcaaaaaataatcatttaaaaaaaatcttcaaaaaataatcaaatttcaATTCATAGTGAGTGATTAGCTAGGATGTTTAGTTTGACAAATTTGTCTTTGTCAACAACGTGGGTTTGGATAGTGACTAGGACCATGCTTACGTACATTGAAAGAGCCATTTTGTGTTTAaattctcaaataatttaagagaacattttaatatctattttttttttcttctgaattcaTTAAGGGATTAAACCCAAAAGGACATAGCCCAAAACATTACATAATAAACCCAGAAGCCCAATTACAAACGGCCCAAAGcaaaactaaaattatggaCCAAAAACCCAACATCCGAAAAACCTAATAGAAGAGGCGCCGCTCGAACCACGCGGAGCGCGAGCCTCCCAACCATCTTCCCTCGGCACCAGAATCCACAATACGACGGCTAACCGCGACGTCGTCATTGGATCTGGGACGAAACCATTCAAAACCAACTTTTCAAAGCAACTCGTATACAACCAAAGCATACCGAGACTCATCACTAGACGGATCTACGAATTTATCAGAGAGTAAAAGCCGCATACAATCGATTCATCATCTCCGACATTCATGCATGCGGAACCAGATTCAGAACGAGAGGCAGCGTAACAAGAGAGGCTCAGATTCGTAGATCGAGGTGGGGTAACTCGAGAAAACAGCCGGCGCTAGCGGTGCTAAGAGAGCCACCGCCTCCCGGAAACAAAAGCCGGCGATCTCGGTGCTAAAGAAGCCACCGCTTCCTAGAGACAGAGACCGGCGAAGAAGATGCTGAGAAAGCCATCACCTCCCGGGACAAAATCGGACGGCCACCATAGAGAGATGCGCCGCCGAAACTAAACCCATGATATCTATAACcctaaaaaaacagaagcccacgattgaaaaaactaaaaacacaaGACCGGACCGACGTGGCTAAAGGAGCCTCGCCGTCGGCCGGAAATCCTCTCTCTCGGTTTCTCTCTCTTCTACCTCTCTCTAAGGTGCTTAAAATCTTTTAATTCTGGGTATATTCGATTGATTTTAATatctatctattctattaaaaaatagagtaattattttcttatttttaacaAATCATAGTAGGAAAGTTTAGTTTTTTTCACTGTTCGGAACTACGCTAGGCGTTAGTCGGGCGGTCATCCCGGGCCTAGCGAGTTACTAGAAAATCGGGGATTAATCGGGGTATACGCGGAACctagtttaattattattttatttattattatatttaaattaaatataaaatatagatatattagaatataatatttttgtttgttattattgaatttatatttatggATTTAACAAAAGTTAATTATTAGTATATGTGAATGCCTTAACTTAGactagttttaaatttttctcataTGTATATGTCtataaatattaacatatgCGCAAAAGAACAATGTGATCGCTGTCTCCTAGTGGCCAAATGTGATGATCCAATGTCCATTAACCCGGGTTCGATATACACTATCTGCAATTTAATATTTTTCGCATTATTTGGACTCATGGGCaaagtcccacatcggatagaaaaaaaaagagaggcaaAATCTCAGTTTATATATAGAGTAGTAATGCCAAGAGAATGGTAAAGTATTTGGGCTTCGAGCTTCATCTCAAGCCtagaaaatattttcttagtttataatttatgtCCAATAATGGGCCAGTTAGTCAGTAATCGGACCGCCTAATCGGCTTAATAGGCCGCCTAATTGGTTAATGGGCCGCCTAATCGATTTAATGGGCCGAGTAACTGGTCTCCGATTTTGTTGGCCGATTACATCAAAATCGCTTCGGCTTGGATCCGGCTAGCGACTAGGCGGGCGCCTAGGCGGCTAGGCGCCCgcgtttttttttccatctactaatattattattaaaaggaCTAAAGTCCAAAAACAAACTACATAAAGCCCAAAGAAAGACAAGCAAAGGGACAAACACTTGGGACTCAAACTCATCAGTCCACCCGACATGAGCCACAAATTATTACACCCAGAAGCCCAAAAGTCTAATACCCAAACCCCACAAGACGCCTCGCGATCCACATGTCGAAATAAGAGCATGGCTTGTTTGACCACGTGTTGAAACCACAACTGTAAGGGAACACGCGTTACCCTACCCTTTACACGATATCGCCGCTTCGAGAAACCACCGCCGGAAGGCTACATTCACCGACGTTTCACCGCAAATCACCGGAGACAGAATCACATCGCGCCTCCCTTCAACACCAAATCACCCTTCCACGAAGAGCTTCCATCGACCAATCGAGATCTCATCCAGGAAACACCAACACCCCCACCACGCTTTTGCTGACAGATCTGGACGGAGAACTTCAAATCGACCTGGGAGAAACAGAGCCACCGACGACGCGAAGTTTTAGAAGCCTTCACTCCCGGAATTAAAAGCCGGCAACCACCGCTGAAGAAGACGGCACGGCCCCAG includes the following:
- the LOC103844800 gene encoding transcription factor TRY, which produces MDNTDRRRRRKQHKVTLHDSEEVSSIEWEFINMTEQEEDLIFRMHRLVGDRWDLIAGRVPGRQPEEIERYWIMRNSDGFAEKRRQLHHSSSHKSTKPHRPRFSIYPS